One genomic segment of Centropristis striata isolate RG_2023a ecotype Rhode Island chromosome 13, C.striata_1.0, whole genome shotgun sequence includes these proteins:
- the nfil3-6 gene encoding nuclear factor, interleukin 3 regulated, member 6: MQRASECNEQPAPHSGSQHCQRKDSTLRTSVMFEEESQQMRGQQDGAVLQSLESATGSPGGAGGGGPLSFTDEAVSILTSSSLLARSLLGRSSAAKRKESPSSSIRRKREFIPVDKKDDGYWDKRRKNNEAAKRSREKRRVNDMVLESRVLALLEENARLRAELLALKFRFGLVKDPSNAPILPLTTAPHHSPPTMTPHYYLHRGDGVLPTPSASHPNNQTSSRASREAGNMSEDSGFSTPGGSSVGSPIFFEDRLSDQGKLSPHRSEELSYDLHHSPAGKLDAAETMKNLPHKLRFKTPGSGDMFDVAGDHNGARRSPVLSPAAQESPKGLCGGEVAAAGHCGGSWLQQLEGEDGRKGRQSPQYVSAVGYSLPPPATQTEVQYQHENTHLKSQLNSLSEEVAQLKKLFTEQLMAKVN, encoded by the coding sequence ATGCAGAGAGCCTCAGAGTGCAACGAGCAGCCAGCACCACACAGCGGTTCTCAACACTGTCAGAGGAAAGACTCAACACTCCGGACCAGCGTCATGTTTGAGGAGGAGTCCCAGCAGATGAGGGGGCAGCAGGACGGAGCGGTGCTGCAGAGTCTGGAGTCAGCTACAGGGAGTCCAGGTGGAGCGGGAGGAGGAGGTCCTCTGTCCTTCACAGATGAAGCAGTGTCCATCCTGACCTCCAGCAGCCTGCTGGCCCGCTCCCTGCTGGGGCGCAGCTCGGCCGCCAAACGCAAAGAGAGTCCTTCTTCCAGCATCCGGCGCAAGCGTGAGTTCATCCCCGTGGACAAAAAGGATGACGGCTACTGGGACAAGAGGAGGAAGAACAACGAGGCGGCCAAGCGCTCCAGGGAGAAGCGGCGGGTGAACGACATGGTCCTGGAGAGCCGAGTTCTGGCTCTGCTGGAGGAGAACGCTCGTCTCAGGGCCGAGCTGTTGGCTCTCAAGTTCCGTTTTGGCCTGGTCAAAGACCCCTCCAACGCCCCTATCCTGCCCCTCACCACAGCTCCTCACCACAGCCCTCCAACCATGACTCCTCACTATTATCTCCACAGAGGGGACGGGGTCCTCCCCACCCCCTCAGCCTCACACCCCAACAACCAGACCAGCTCCAGGGCCTCCAGGGAGGCTGGGAACATGTCCGAGGACTCTGGGTTCTCCACACCAGGTGGCTCCAGTGTAGGCAGTCCTATCTTCTTTGAAGACCGGCTCAGCGACCAAGGGAAATTATCACCGCACAGGTCGGAGGAGCTGAGCTATGACCTCCACCACTCCCCTGCTGGGAAGTTGGACGCTGCCGAGACAATGAAAAACCTTCCGCACAAGCTGCGTTTCAAGACGCCCGGCAGCGGGGACATGTTCGATGTTGCGGGGGACCACAACGGTGCCAGGCGGAGCCCCGTGCTGTCCCCGGCAGCACAGGAGTCCCCTAAAGGACTGTGTGGAGGTGAAGTGGCGGCGGCGGGGCACTGCGGCGGCTCCTGGCTCCAGCAGCTGGAGGGGGAGGACGGCAGGAAGGGGAGACAGTCCCCTCAGTACGTCTCGGCTGTGGGATACAGCCTCCCGCCTCCTGCCACGCAAACTGAGGTCCAGTATCAGCACGAGAACACTCACCTGAAGTCTCAGCTCAACTCTCTGAGCGAGGAGGTGGCTCAGCTAAAGAAGCTTTTCACAGAGCAGCTCATGGCCAAAGTCAACTGA